A genomic window from Silene latifolia isolate original U9 population chromosome Y, ASM4854445v1, whole genome shotgun sequence includes:
- the LOC141633865 gene encoding alpha-1,2-mannosyltransferase ALG9-like — protein sequence METTTRQRRRQSWDEQPSSTAATSPYNKHDKPSHGDGGGGGGGGGVKVQWGMVVFALGFFRYMSVKSNIIHDCDETFNYWEPLHYLLYNSGFQTWEYSSQYALRSYLYIIFHALVGVPASWLFGNDKVKVFYAVRLFLGILSVVADAFLVVALSRKYGKRIAPYTLMMLCLTSGCYLASTSFLPSTFSMYAMSFATALALLEKPAWAVAIAASGVIIGWPFSVLAFVPVTLFSLRRNLKRAFLSGAIISVSLLALSVLVDHYYYKRWTSSVLNLLLYNVLGGGESHLYGVEGPLFYVHNAFNNFNFAFVLALLFPATLLVQAVRRKFVPELLIFISPIYIWLAFMSLQPHKEERFLYPIYPLICVAASAFIESVPDFFHDKYVRNDRSLIVLAAKFVRPVILSLIISISYSRTFSLIHGYSAPLEIYKHLDYHEDAGVGSTLCVGSEWHRFPSSFFVPDYVAQVRWIDDGFRGLLPLPFNSTLGGTSAAPLYFNNKNKASEEQYLRDLESCTLLVELHLKRPFAYRGSDLSTWEVVAALPYLDRDFSPPLYRSFYIPFYWEHRNVFGLYKLLRRIPK from the exons ATGGAGACAACAACACGACAAAGACGCCGACAATCATGGGATGAACAACCGTCGTCGACGGCGGCGACATCACCCTACAACAAACATGATAAACCTTCCCACGGTgacggcggcggcggcggcggcggcggtggcGTAAAGGTGCAATGGGGAATGGTAGTATTTGCGTTAGGGTTTTTCCGGTATATGAGCGTCAAATCCAACATTATTCATGATTGCGACGAAACTTTCAATTATTGGGAACCTCTTCATTATCTTCTTTATAATTCTGGCTTTCAAACTTGGGAATACAG TTCACAGTATGCGCTGCGTTCTTACTTATACATCATTTTCCATGCTCTGGTGGGTGTACCAGCTTCTTGGTTGTTTGGCAATGATAAG GTTAAAGTTTTTTATGCAGTGAGGCTCTTTCTAGGGATCCTCTCAGTTGTGGCGGATGCATTTCTCGTCGTAGCTCTTTCCAGAAAGTATGGAAAACGCATTGCCCCTTATACCCTTATGATGCTATGCTTAACAAGTGGTTGTTATTTGGCCAGTACAA GTTTCTTGCCAAGTACATTCTCTATGTATGCCATGTCCTTTGCAACTGCTTTAGCTCTTTTGGAGAAACCTGCTTGGGCAGTTGCAATAGCAGCGAGTGGAGTTATCATTGGCTGGCCTTTCTCGGTTTTGGCTTTCGTACCTGTCACATTGTTCTCTTTGCGTAGGAACTTGAAGCGAGCCTTTTTGTCCGGGGCAATCATTTCTGTTTCTCTGTTG GCTCTCTCTGTTCTTGTTGACCACTACTACTACAAACGGTGGACATCATCAGTTCTGAATTTGTTGCTTTACAATGTGCTAGGAGGTGGTGAAAGCCACTTGTATGGGGTTGAAGGGCCTTTGTTTTATGTGCATAACGCATTCAATAATTTCAactttgcctttgtccttgctttGCTGTTTCCGGCAACCCTGCTTGTGCAGGCTGTACGGAGGAAGTTTGTTCCAGAGTTGCTGATATTCATTTCACCTATATATATTTGGCTTGCCTTTATGTCCCTTCAGCCACACAAAGAAGAGAG GTTTCTTTATCCAATCTATCCACTCATCTGTGTGGCTGCATCAGCTTTTATTGAAAGCGTGCCTGATTTTTTTCATGACAAATATGTCCGCAATGATCGTTCTCTAATTGTGTTG GCTGCAAAATTTGTTAGGCCTGTGATCCTTAGCCTTATAATATCCATTTCATATTCTCGCACTTTCTCCTTGATTCATGGCTACTCTGCTCCTCTGGAGATCTACAAGCATTTGGATTATCATGAAGACGCTGGAGTTG GTTCTACTCTTTGCGTTGGAAGTGAATGGCACAGATTCCCTTCTTCATTCTTTGTTCCTGATTATGTTGCACAAGTACGCTGGATTGATGATGGATTCCGAGGTCTTCTTCCTCTCCCATTTAACTCAACATTGGGTGGGACATCGGCAGCACCCTTGTATTTCAACAACAAGAACAAAGCATCAGAGGAGCAATAT CTACGGGATCTTGAATCTTGTACCTTGCTTGTTGAACTGCACCTGAAACGTCCTTTTGCTTATCGCGGAAGTGACTTGTCAACATGGGAG
- the LOC141627704 gene encoding uncharacterized protein LOC141627704, whose product MIAKEFPKAEHRHCARHIFANWHKTYKGDEMKLLLWNCAKAYNEADFNDALDAIREVDHKAAETFIACRPHLFCRAFIQTHTKNDVIVNNMAETFNSYIIEARSKHIIYMLEKIRTALMQRLLEKKQEMESGTHVVCPNVQALLEVEKDKAAECRVAVSTPTVFQVAHGIDVLTVDLEARSCTCRKWDLTGISCFHAVAAIFDISALAEDYVHEMYKREAYLRTTAQPTRLGRGGRVIRTARGVAARGRGRGGGGRGGRGGRAPQGFGVLIDESGNAYTNVVGSSSGPRRILVGESTQQSVNQ is encoded by the exons ATGATTGCTAAAGAATTCCCTAAAGCAGAACATAGGCATTGTGCTAGGCATATATTTGCCAATTGGCACAAGACCTATAAGGGTGATGAAATGAAGCTTCTTTTGTGGAACTGTGCAAAGGCATACAATGAGGCTGATTTTAATGATGCTTTAGATGCTATTAGGGAGGTTGACCATAAGGCTGCTGAAACTTTCATAGCTTGTAGGCCACATCTCTTTTGTAGGGCATTCATTCAAACTCACACAAAAAATGATGTTATAGTTAACAACATGGCTGAAACATTTAATTCTTACATCATTGAGGCTAGATCCAAACATATAATTTACATGCTTGAGAAGATTAGGACAGCCTTAATGCAAAGGTTACTGGAAAAAAAACAAGAGATGGAGTCCGGTACCCATGTTGTTTGTCCAAATGTGCAAGCATTACTAGAAGTGGAGAAGGACAAAGCTGCAGAATGTAGAGTGGCAGTTTCTACCCCTACGGTATTCCAAGTGGCCCATGGTATAGATGTCTTGACTGTGGATTTGGAGGCAAGGAGTTGTACATGTAGAAAATGGGATTTGACGGGTATATCTTGCTTTCATGCTGTGGCTGCAATCTTTGATATATCTGCTCTTGCAGAGGATTATGTCCATGAGATGTAtaaaagagaggcatatttgagAA CAACAGCCCAACCAACAAGGCTTGGAAGGGGAGGAAGAGTGATTAGGACTGCCAGAGGAGTTGCTGCAAGAGGGAGAGGAAGGGGTGGTGGAGGAAGAGGTGGAAGAGGTGGTAGG GCCCCTCAAGGATTTGGGGTGCTCATTGATGAATCAGGGAATGCTTATACAAAT GTTGTGGGCAGTAGTTCAGGTCCAAGGAGAATTCTTGTTGGAGAAAGTACTCAGCAATCAGTCAATCAGTGA